A portion of the Oscillospiraceae bacterium genome contains these proteins:
- a CDS encoding response regulator transcription factor, which translates to MSNNKYKVLIVEDEANICSFIETLLTTNDYQALVAHTCTMGLTLFASHNPDLVILDLGLPDRDGLELIRTVRQKYMTPIIVLSARTDEMDKIEALDLGANDYITKPFGTGELLARVRVALRLNRYSRTGDAASGGEFQAQGLRINYDRRKVFVEGQEVRLTQTEYNIVAFLSQHAGRVMTYAAIVRAIWGDTDVGSTKKLQVNMANIRKKLGSRPGSNPYILNELGVGYRMIDEDPESRQTAEEGV; encoded by the coding sequence ATGAGCAATAATAAATATAAGGTGCTGATCGTGGAGGACGAGGCGAACATCTGCAGCTTCATTGAAACGCTGCTGACCACGAACGATTATCAGGCGCTGGTGGCGCACACCTGCACCATGGGCCTGACCCTGTTCGCCTCCCACAACCCGGATCTGGTGATCCTGGATCTGGGCCTGCCGGACCGGGACGGTCTGGAGCTGATCCGTACCGTGCGGCAGAAGTACATGACCCCCATCATCGTGTTGTCGGCCCGTACTGACGAGATGGATAAGATCGAAGCGCTGGATCTGGGTGCCAACGATTACATCACCAAGCCCTTCGGCACCGGGGAACTGCTGGCCCGGGTGCGGGTGGCCCTGCGCCTGAACCGCTACAGCCGCACCGGCGACGCAGCATCCGGCGGGGAGTTCCAGGCTCAGGGACTGCGCATCAACTACGACCGCCGCAAGGTGTTCGTGGAAGGGCAGGAGGTGCGCCTGACCCAGACGGAATACAACATCGTGGCCTTTTTGTCCCAGCATGCCGGCCGGGTGATGACCTACGCCGCCATCGTGCGGGCCATCTGGGGCGACACCGACGTGGGCAGCACCAAAAAGCTGCAGGTGAACATGGCCAATATCCGCAAAAAGCTGGGCAGCCGCCCCGGCAGCAACCCCTACATCCTCAACGAGCTGGGCGTGGGCTACCGCATGATCGACGAGGACCCGGAGAGCCGTCAGACTGCAGAGGAGGGTGTATGA
- a CDS encoding type IV secretory system conjugative DNA transfer family protein, which produces MKPELKKLLVLNLPYLLFVYLFAKCGQAYRLAAGADSLAKLLHLTSGISATFANPLPSLHPFDLCVGVAGAVAVRLIVYSKGKNAKKYRKGEEYGSARWGTAKDIAPYIDPKFENNILLTQTERLTMTGRPKDPKTARNKNVLVIGGSGSGKTRFYVKPNLMQCFPTSDYPTSFVVTDPKGTLVLETGQMFQRAGYRVKILNTINFSKSMKYNPFVYIHSEKDVLKLVNTLIANTKGEGEKSAEDFWVKSERLFYTALIGYIWYEAPAEEMNFTTLLEMINASEAREDDPDFQSPVDLMFERLEQKDPDHFAVRQYKKFLLSAGKTRSSILISCGARLAPFDIREVRELMEDDEMELDTIGDEKTVLFLIMSDTDTTFNFILAMLQSQLINLLCDRADDKYGGRLPVHVRLILDEFANIGQIPNFDKLIATIRSREISASIILQSQSQLKAIYKDAAEIISDNCDSVLFLSGRGKNAKEISDALGKETIDSFNTSENRGSQTSHGLNYQKLGKALMSEDEIAIMDGGKCILQLRGVRPFFSEKFDITKHPHYKYLADADKKNTFDVDRFLSTLRRKRQQVVAQDESFDLYEIDLSDEDSAAE; this is translated from the coding sequence ATGAAGCCTGAACTGAAAAAGCTGCTGGTGCTGAATCTGCCGTATCTGCTGTTCGTGTACCTGTTCGCCAAATGCGGGCAGGCGTACCGTCTGGCGGCGGGTGCAGATTCTTTGGCCAAGCTGTTGCACCTAACGAGCGGCATCTCCGCCACCTTTGCAAACCCGCTGCCCAGCCTGCATCCGTTTGACCTGTGCGTGGGCGTTGCCGGGGCGGTGGCTGTCCGGCTCATCGTGTACAGCAAAGGCAAGAACGCCAAGAAATACCGCAAGGGTGAAGAATACGGCTCTGCCAGATGGGGCACCGCCAAGGACATTGCCCCCTACATCGACCCCAAGTTTGAAAACAACATCCTGCTGACCCAGACCGAACGCCTGACCATGACCGGGCGGCCCAAAGACCCCAAGACGGCCCGGAACAAGAATGTGCTGGTGATTGGCGGCTCCGGCAGCGGCAAGACGCGGTTTTACGTCAAGCCCAACCTCATGCAATGCTTTCCCACGTCTGATTATCCCACCTCATTCGTAGTCACAGACCCGAAAGGCACACTGGTTCTCGAAACGGGCCAAATGTTCCAGCGGGCGGGCTACCGGGTGAAAATCCTGAACACGATAAACTTTTCCAAGTCCATGAAGTACAACCCCTTTGTCTATATCCACTCGGAAAAAGACGTGCTGAAGCTGGTGAATACCCTTATCGCCAACACCAAGGGCGAGGGTGAAAAATCAGCAGAAGATTTTTGGGTGAAGTCGGAACGGCTGTTCTACACGGCTCTGATCGGCTACATCTGGTACGAGGCCCCGGCAGAGGAAATGAACTTCACCACCCTGCTGGAAATGATAAATGCCAGTGAAGCCCGCGAGGATGACCCGGACTTTCAAAGCCCGGTGGACCTCATGTTTGAGCGGCTGGAACAGAAAGACCCGGACCACTTCGCTGTCCGGCAGTACAAAAAGTTCTTGCTGTCGGCGGGCAAGACCCGTTCCTCCATCCTGATAAGCTGCGGTGCCCGTTTAGCCCCGTTTGACATCCGGGAAGTGCGTGAACTGATGGAGGACGATGAAATGGAGCTGGACACCATCGGGGATGAAAAGACGGTATTGTTCCTGATTATGAGCGACACGGACACCACCTTCAACTTCATTCTTGCCATGCTTCAAAGCCAGCTTATCAACCTGCTGTGTGACCGTGCGGATGATAAATACGGTGGCCGACTGCCTGTCCATGTACGGCTGATTCTGGACGAGTTCGCCAACATTGGGCAGATTCCCAACTTCGACAAGCTGATCGCCACCATCCGCAGCCGGGAAATCTCGGCATCCATCATCTTGCAGAGCCAGTCGCAGCTGAAAGCTATCTACAAGGATGCGGCCGAAATCATTTCGGACAATTGCGATTCTGTTCTCTTTTTGAGCGGGCGGGGCAAAAATGCCAAAGAGATCTCCGATGCGCTGGGGAAAGAGACCATCGACAGTTTCAACACCAGCGAAAACCGGGGTTCTCAAACCTCCCACGGACTGAACTATCAAAAATTAGGAAAGGCGTTGATGTCAGAGGACGAAATTGCAATCATGGACGGCGGCAAATGTATTTTGCAGCTGCGGGGTGTGAGGCCGTTCTTCTCGGAGAAGTTCGACATCACCAAGCACCCGCACTACAAATACCTTGCGGACGCGGACAAGAAAAATACCTTTGATGTGGACAGGTTCTTATCCACCCTGCGCCGGAAACGGCAGCAGGTAGTCGCACAGGACGAAAGTTTTGACCTGTACGAAATCGACCTGTCGGATGAAGATTCAGCCGCCGAATAA
- a CDS encoding DUF6061 family protein, whose translation MKCDARVCSFNMDTGCVELLLRDGRKISIDCTGVEDARNVTMAQRTELDYLIYNNPLAYAELILNGDPEEYLKNVTGSHRLEN comes from the coding sequence ATGAAGTGCGATGCAAGAGTTTGTTCGTTCAACATGGACACCGGCTGCGTGGAGCTGCTGCTCCGGGATGGGAGAAAAATTTCCATCGACTGTACCGGGGTCGAAGATGCACGGAACGTGACCATGGCGCAGAGGACGGAGCTGGACTACCTCATCTACAATAACCCTCTGGCGTATGCCGAACTGATTCTGAACGGCGACCCGGAGGAATATTTGAAAAACGTAACTGGAAGCCACCGGCTAGAAAACTAA
- a CDS encoding DUF6017 domain-containing protein, with protein sequence MAVFRVEKNSGYTVMSNHHLRNRALSLKAKGLLSQMLSLPEDWDYTLQGLARINRESIDAIRQAIRELEQAGYIQRSRERDEKGRLRGADYVIFELPQPIPASVSPTLENPTLENPTQENPTLENPMQLNKDKLITEKQKKEGLNTDSIPIHSPNPLPLDEDEAAAPPPERTGSRKEAAYQIYRDLILENIEYDTLTQNPRIDREQLDEIVDILLETVCTSRKSIRVAGDDYQAELVKAKFLKLDSHHIEFVMDCLRDNTTKVRNIKQYLRAMLFNAPSTINSYYASLVAHDMAQPDWGHPPNT encoded by the coding sequence ATGGCAGTATTTCGGGTAGAAAAGAACAGCGGCTATACGGTCATGTCGAACCATCATCTGCGGAACCGGGCCTTGTCCCTGAAAGCCAAAGGCTTACTCTCCCAAATGCTCTCCCTGCCGGAAGATTGGGACTACACCCTGCAAGGACTGGCCCGTATCAACCGGGAAAGCATAGACGCGATACGGCAGGCCATCCGGGAACTGGAACAGGCGGGCTACATCCAGCGTTCCAGAGAACGGGACGAGAAAGGACGGCTGCGCGGCGCAGACTATGTAATCTTCGAGCTGCCGCAGCCCATTCCTGCATCGGTTTCACCTACATTGGAAAATCCAACGTTGGAGAATCCCACGCAGGAAAACCCTACGTTGGAAAATCCAATGCAATTAAATAAAGATAAACTAATTACAGAAAAACAAAAGAAAGAGGGATTAAATACCGATTCCATTCCTATCCATTCCCCAAACCCCTTGCCTTTGGACGAGGACGAGGCAGCGGCACCGCCGCCGGAACGGACAGGAAGCCGAAAGGAAGCGGCCTATCAAATCTACCGGGACCTGATTTTGGAGAACATCGAGTATGACACCCTCACCCAGAATCCCCGGATAGACCGGGAACAGCTGGACGAGATCGTGGACATCCTGCTGGAAACTGTCTGTACCAGCCGCAAGTCCATCCGGGTTGCCGGGGACGATTATCAGGCAGAGCTGGTCAAGGCCAAGTTTCTGAAACTGGACAGCCATCACATCGAGTTCGTCATGGACTGCCTGCGGGATAACACCACCAAAGTCCGCAACATCAAGCAATACCTGCGGGCCATGCTGTTCAACGCCCCCAGCACCATCAACAGCTACTATGCGTCCCTTGTGGCGCACGATATGGCGCAGCCCGATTGGGGCCACCCGCCCAACACCTGA
- a CDS encoding NAD-dependent protein deacetylase, SIR2 family yields MIGASNGLSITEGLHLFADNAAFERMFGDFKRKYDLGCILQGMMAGWPSEEEKWAFWARLIHHYCGQYQPTPVMNDLKAIVGEKDYFVVTSNGEGHFELCGFDPSKIYEIEGNWFTMQCARPCHDTIYPSLEMAEKLSAAEQRGHVSTELVPRCPKCGGPMDIHMGAGQRMIPDTAAQARFQNFLKTYHGKKLVVLELGIGWRNQLIKAPMMRLVASEPNATYVTLNLGEIYITDNIKEKSFDLDGRLDELLPALREACEA; encoded by the coding sequence TTGATCGGGGCCAGTAACGGACTGTCCATCACCGAAGGACTGCATTTGTTTGCGGACAATGCGGCCTTTGAAAGAATGTTTGGGGATTTTAAACGGAAATACGACCTTGGGTGTATTTTGCAGGGCATGATGGCTGGATGGCCCAGCGAAGAGGAAAAATGGGCCTTCTGGGCCCGACTCATCCATCATTACTGCGGGCAGTACCAGCCTACGCCGGTGATGAACGATTTGAAGGCCATTGTGGGAGAGAAAGATTACTTTGTCGTCACATCAAACGGAGAAGGTCACTTTGAACTGTGTGGCTTCGATCCGTCGAAAATCTATGAGATTGAGGGCAACTGGTTTACTATGCAGTGTGCCCGCCCCTGCCACGACACCATCTATCCTAGTCTGGAGATGGCAGAAAAATTATCGGCTGCCGAACAGCGCGGCCATGTGTCTACAGAATTGGTGCCGCGCTGTCCCAAGTGCGGCGGTCCCATGGACATCCACATGGGTGCGGGTCAGAGAATGATTCCGGATACCGCTGCCCAGGCACGGTTCCAAAACTTTCTGAAAACCTACCACGGGAAGAAACTGGTGGTTTTGGAGCTGGGCATTGGCTGGCGCAATCAGCTGATCAAGGCCCCGATGATGCGCCTGGTGGCCAGCGAGCCAAACGCCACTTATGTGACCCTCAATCTTGGTGAGATCTACATTACGGACAATATCAAAGAAAAGTCCTTCGATCTGGACGGGCGGCTGGATGAGCTGCTGCCTGCTCTCCGGGAGGCGTGCGAGGCATAA
- a CDS encoding GTPase (G3E family) has product MVQVDLITGFLGAGKTTFLRRYVRYLVEQGHNVCILENDFGAVNVDAMLVQDLLGDRCDLETISGGCDCDTHQRRMRTKLIAMAMRGFDRVVVEPSGIFDVDEFFDVLRDDPLDRWYRIGNVIAIVDAMLPEALSPQAEYLLASETANAGRVLLSRAPQAGPEQCRAAIAHLDRALEACKCSRRFAPDEILTRDWAALTDADLAQIAACGMRQASCEKLHFDEHKAFGSLCFLEQHLTVEQLQQAAARLFGDPACGQVLRVKGFAPTQGGWLELNATAAGQTLAPIPQGQDVLIVIGEGLDRARIETQLHR; this is encoded by the coding sequence ATGGTACAGGTGGATCTGATCACCGGGTTTCTGGGGGCCGGCAAAACGACCTTTCTGCGCCGGTACGTCCGGTATCTGGTGGAGCAGGGGCACAACGTCTGCATTCTGGAAAACGACTTCGGCGCGGTGAACGTGGATGCCATGTTGGTGCAGGACCTGCTGGGCGACCGGTGCGATCTGGAGACCATCAGCGGCGGGTGTGACTGCGACACCCACCAGCGGCGCATGCGCACCAAGCTCATCGCCATGGCCATGCGCGGCTTTGACCGGGTGGTGGTGGAACCCAGCGGCATTTTTGATGTGGACGAATTCTTTGACGTGCTGCGGGACGACCCGCTGGACCGCTGGTACCGCATCGGTAATGTGATCGCCATTGTGGACGCCATGCTGCCGGAAGCATTGTCGCCGCAGGCGGAATATCTGCTGGCCTCCGAGACGGCCAATGCAGGCCGGGTGCTGCTGAGCCGTGCGCCGCAGGCCGGGCCGGAACAGTGCCGGGCAGCCATTGCCCACCTAGACCGTGCGCTGGAAGCCTGCAAGTGCTCCCGCCGCTTTGCCCCGGACGAGATCCTCACCAGGGACTGGGCCGCCCTCACCGACGCCGACCTTGCACAGATCGCCGCCTGCGGCATGCGGCAGGCCAGCTGCGAAAAGCTGCACTTTGATGAGCACAAGGCCTTCGGCTCCCTGTGCTTTCTGGAACAGCACCTCACGGTGGAGCAGCTGCAGCAGGCAGCTGCCCGGCTGTTCGGGGACCCGGCCTGCGGGCAGGTGCTGCGGGTCAAGGGCTTTGCCCCCACGCAGGGCGGCTGGCTGGAGCTGAACGCCACCGCCGCCGGGCAGACACTGGCACCCATCCCGCAGGGGCAGGATGTGCTCATCGTCATCGGCGAGGGGCTGGACAGGGCAAGGATCGAAACGCAGCTTCACCGCTGA
- a CDS encoding PcfB family protein — MQEEVTQKTIALSMKTGKLTAQALQAALKKYLQHRAKGPKLHHGKQSLKQLKAHGAALTNIEVTEANVGAFKPCAKKYGVDFTLRKDKTTQPPHYIVIFKAKDADNLEQAFREFTAKTLTKEQRPSIRKVLAVAKQKAAQQPKRAKEKIKQRGLER, encoded by the coding sequence ATGCAGGAAGAAGTCACCCAGAAAACCATTGCCCTGTCCATGAAAACGGGCAAGCTCACCGCCCAAGCCCTGCAAGCTGCCCTGAAAAAATATTTGCAGCACCGGGCCAAGGGGCCAAAGCTGCATCACGGCAAGCAAAGCCTGAAACAGCTGAAAGCCCACGGCGCGGCTCTGACCAACATTGAAGTCACGGAGGCGAACGTCGGGGCGTTTAAGCCCTGCGCCAAGAAGTACGGCGTGGACTTCACCTTACGCAAGGACAAGACCACCCAGCCGCCCCACTACATCGTGATCTTCAAGGCCAAGGATGCGGACAATTTGGAACAGGCGTTCCGGGAGTTCACGGCCAAAACACTCACCAAGGAGCAGCGGCCCTCCATCCGCAAAGTGCTGGCAGTGGCTAAGCAGAAAGCGGCCCAGCAGCCGAAACGTGCAAAGGAAAAAATCAAGCAAAGGGGGCTGGAACGATGA
- a CDS encoding DNA-3-methyladenine glycosylase I, producing MQWTDGKIRCHWVSPTNTTYLRYHDEEWGRPVHDDQLLFEMLILENFQAGLTWECVLNKREAFRRAFDGFDLRKVASYSEEKLTALQADSGIIRNRLKIRAAVVNAQVFQKIQQEWGSFNRYLWHWTDEKSIQEVDKVSSPLSDAISKDLKKRGMKFVGTVIIYAYLQAVGVINSHESGCFLNPLQQ from the coding sequence ATGCAGTGGACAGATGGAAAGATTCGATGCCATTGGGTGAGCCCGACTAATACCACTTATCTGCGATACCATGACGAGGAATGGGGCAGACCGGTCCACGATGACCAGTTGCTGTTTGAAATGTTGATTTTGGAGAATTTTCAGGCGGGCCTCACCTGGGAATGTGTCTTAAATAAACGAGAAGCATTTCGCCGTGCTTTTGACGGGTTTGATTTACGGAAGGTGGCATCTTATAGCGAAGAAAAATTGACGGCTCTGCAAGCTGACTCTGGAATCATCCGTAACCGGCTGAAAATACGAGCTGCAGTGGTCAACGCACAAGTGTTTCAAAAGATACAGCAAGAGTGGGGCAGTTTTAACCGATACTTATGGCATTGGACAGATGAAAAGAGCATCCAAGAAGTAGACAAGGTCAGCTCACCATTATCGGATGCTATCTCAAAAGACTTGAAAAAGCGAGGCATGAAGTTTGTGGGGACCGTAATCATCTATGCCTATTTGCAGGCGGTGGGAGTTATCAACTCTCATGAATCAGGTTGCTTCCTGAATCCTTTGCAGCAGTAG
- a CDS encoding aminotransferase class I/II-fold pyridoxal phosphate-dependent enzyme: MLYFENDYCEGAHPAILQKLTETNFEKVSGYGTDPYCASAREKIRAACACPDADVTFISGGTQTNAIVIASMLQRWQGVLAAATGHVAGHEAGAIEYTGHKVISLPAHEGKVSAADVRDWCATFYADANHDHMVFPGMVYISHPSEYGTLYTKQELEDLHTVCQEYRMPLFLDGARLGYGLMAEGTNVTLADIARLTDVFYIGGTKVGALCGEAVVFPHGAPAHFMTMVKQQGALLAKGRLLGIQFDVLFTDDLYTKISKNAIDTANALKKGLAAKGYRFFMDSPTNQVFVILDNAQLAALEGRAKFGFWEKFDDSHTVVRIATSWATRMEEIEQLIALM; encoded by the coding sequence ATGCTGTACTTTGAAAATGACTACTGCGAGGGTGCCCATCCCGCCATCCTGCAGAAACTGACCGAGACCAACTTTGAAAAGGTGTCCGGCTACGGCACCGACCCCTACTGCGCCAGCGCACGGGAGAAGATCCGCGCCGCCTGCGCCTGCCCGGACGCCGACGTGACCTTCATCTCCGGCGGCACCCAGACCAACGCCATCGTCATTGCCTCCATGCTGCAGCGCTGGCAGGGCGTGCTGGCCGCGGCCACCGGCCATGTGGCCGGCCACGAAGCCGGTGCCATCGAGTACACCGGCCACAAGGTGATCAGCCTGCCGGCCCACGAGGGCAAGGTGTCCGCCGCCGATGTACGGGACTGGTGCGCCACCTTCTATGCCGATGCCAACCACGACCACATGGTGTTCCCCGGCATGGTGTACATCTCCCACCCCTCCGAGTACGGCACCCTGTACACAAAACAGGAGCTGGAAGATCTGCACACCGTCTGTCAGGAATACCGGATGCCGCTGTTTCTGGACGGTGCCCGGCTGGGCTACGGCCTGATGGCCGAGGGCACCAACGTGACCCTGGCCGACATCGCCCGGCTCACCGATGTGTTCTACATCGGCGGCACCAAGGTGGGTGCCCTGTGCGGCGAGGCCGTGGTGTTCCCCCACGGTGCCCCGGCCCACTTCATGACCATGGTCAAGCAGCAGGGTGCCCTGCTGGCCAAGGGCCGTCTGCTGGGCATCCAGTTCGACGTGCTGTTCACCGATGATCTGTACACGAAGATCAGCAAAAATGCCATTGATACCGCCAACGCCCTCAAAAAGGGTCTGGCCGCCAAGGGCTATCGCTTTTTTATGGATTCGCCCACCAATCAGGTGTTCGTGATTCTGGATAACGCCCAGCTGGCCGCACTGGAAGGCCGGGCGAAGTTCGGCTTCTGGGAGAAATTCGACGACTCCCACACCGTGGTACGCATTGCCACCAGCTGGGCCACCCGCATGGAAGAGATCGAGCAGCTGATTGCGCTGATGTAA
- a CDS encoding DUF4118 domain-containing protein, translated as MKKRTWYRDLLVMLAALCVAGVAVVWVQRITGRIDGVAMLIFMLAVFVTSMYTDGYLWGVLASLASVLAVNFAFFTPYFAFNFTLPENLFSGLVMLAVSIMTSTLTTRVKKQEQLRMETEREKMRANLLRAVSHDLRTPLTSIYGACSTVTENYDSLGKEQALKLLREACEDAQWLNRMVENLLSVTRFDGEQVAVKKTPTVLEELLDAVLVKFKKRCPDVPVQLELPEDFVMIPMDSMLIQQVLMNLLENAVLHAEGMTTLTLRVFTLGSRAVFEVKDDGCGIPKERLRTLFSGTGGPDPNAPADSGKHGMGIGLSVCAAIIKAHGGEIDAESRPGEGTTIRFWLETEKIELEDAEDEQ; from the coding sequence GTGAAAAAAAGAACCTGGTACCGCGACCTTCTGGTCATGCTTGCCGCACTGTGCGTCGCCGGGGTGGCGGTGGTATGGGTGCAGCGCATCACCGGCCGCATCGACGGCGTGGCCATGCTGATCTTCATGCTGGCCGTGTTTGTCACCTCCATGTACACCGACGGTTATCTCTGGGGCGTGCTGGCCTCGCTGGCAAGTGTGCTGGCGGTCAACTTTGCCTTTTTCACCCCCTATTTTGCCTTCAATTTTACCCTGCCGGAAAATCTGTTCTCCGGCCTTGTGATGCTGGCCGTATCCATCATGACCAGTACCCTGACCACCCGGGTCAAAAAACAGGAGCAGCTGCGCATGGAGACCGAGCGGGAAAAAATGCGCGCCAACCTTCTGCGGGCGGTCTCCCACGACCTGCGCACGCCCCTCACCTCCATTTACGGGGCCTGCTCCACCGTGACTGAAAACTACGATTCGCTGGGCAAGGAACAGGCCCTCAAGCTGCTGCGGGAGGCCTGCGAGGATGCCCAGTGGCTCAACCGTATGGTGGAGAATCTGCTGTCGGTGACCCGCTTCGACGGGGAACAGGTGGCGGTCAAAAAGACCCCCACCGTGCTGGAGGAGCTGCTGGATGCAGTGCTGGTCAAATTCAAAAAGCGCTGCCCGGACGTTCCGGTGCAGCTGGAGCTGCCGGAGGACTTTGTTATGATCCCCATGGACTCCATGCTGATCCAGCAGGTGCTGATGAACCTGTTGGAGAACGCGGTGCTCCACGCCGAGGGCATGACCACCCTGACGCTGCGGGTGTTCACGCTGGGCAGCCGGGCTGTGTTTGAGGTGAAGGACGACGGCTGCGGCATCCCGAAAGAGCGTCTGCGCACCCTGTTCTCCGGCACCGGCGGCCCGGACCCCAACGCCCCGGCCGACAGCGGCAAGCACGGCATGGGCATCGGCCTGTCGGTGTGCGCCGCCATCATCAAGGCCCACGGCGGCGAGATCGACGCAGAGAGCCGCCCCGGCGAGGGCACGACCATCCGTTTCTGGCTGGAGACGGAGAAAATCGAACTGGAGGACGCAGAGGATGAGCAATAA
- a CDS encoding SLC13 family permease: MILALVIFAVTYLLMLALPKERPWVALCSAAVFMALGQLGVYDFSLSAALGAVDYNVLLMMSGTMGIVSLFIRSRMPARLAEQLIVRVPNAQWAVCVLALFAGVISAFVDNVATVLMVAPVGLAIARKLKISPVPVIIAIAVSSNLQGAATLVGDTTSILLGGFAEMNFFDFFWMHGRPGVFWGVELGALTSLLVLLWLFRKEKQPITARVETQVEDDVPTALMLLTVGLLIVASFLPQPESGLLATLYELRSGLICMTLCVVGVVRACLRDRSAKPLVQVVQELDRDTLLLLFGLFIVIAGIRTAGVIDAAAQLFHTVAGEDPFRLYVLLVVVSVVLSAFIDNIPYVATMLPVVQGIAALMNNGAGMAPEVFYFGLLTGATLGGNLTPIGASANIAAIGILRKNGETVRTADFLRIGVPFTLAAVLTGSVYLWLVWGRAL; encoded by the coding sequence ATGATCCTTGCACTGGTAATTTTTGCTGTCACCTATCTGCTCATGCTGGCACTGCCCAAAGAGCGCCCGTGGGTGGCCCTGTGCAGTGCGGCGGTGTTCATGGCACTGGGACAGCTGGGCGTGTATGATTTTTCGCTCTCGGCGGCGCTGGGGGCGGTGGATTACAATGTGCTGCTGATGATGTCTGGCACCATGGGGATCGTATCGCTGTTCATCCGGAGCCGGATGCCGGCCCGCCTGGCCGAGCAGCTGATCGTCCGGGTGCCAAATGCCCAGTGGGCTGTGTGCGTGCTGGCACTTTTTGCCGGGGTCATCAGTGCATTTGTGGACAATGTGGCCACAGTGCTCATGGTGGCACCGGTGGGCCTGGCCATTGCCCGCAAGCTGAAGATCTCGCCGGTTCCGGTGATCATTGCCATTGCGGTGTCCTCCAACCTGCAGGGCGCAGCCACGCTGGTGGGGGATACCACCAGCATCCTGCTGGGCGGCTTTGCGGAGATGAACTTCTTTGACTTTTTCTGGATGCACGGCCGCCCGGGCGTCTTCTGGGGTGTGGAGCTGGGCGCGTTGACCTCCCTGCTGGTGCTGCTGTGGCTGTTCCGGAAGGAAAAACAGCCCATCACCGCCCGTGTGGAAACACAGGTGGAGGACGATGTGCCCACCGCCCTGATGCTGCTGACGGTGGGGCTGCTGATCGTGGCATCTTTCCTGCCGCAGCCGGAAAGCGGCCTGCTGGCAACACTGTACGAGCTGCGCAGCGGGCTCATCTGCATGACCCTGTGCGTGGTGGGCGTGGTCCGCGCCTGTCTGCGGGACCGCTCGGCAAAGCCGCTGGTGCAGGTGGTGCAGGAGCTGGACCGGGACACCTTGCTGCTGCTCTTCGGGCTGTTCATCGTGATCGCGGGCATCCGCACGGCGGGTGTCATCGACGCTGCCGCGCAGCTGTTCCATACCGTGGCCGGGGAGGATCCTTTCCGGCTGTATGTGCTGCTGGTGGTGGTATCGGTGGTGCTGTCGGCCTTCATTGATAACATCCCCTATGTGGCCACCATGCTGCCGGTGGTGCAGGGCATTGCCGCGCTGATGAACAATGGTGCAGGCATGGCACCGGAGGTGTTTTACTTCGGTCTGCTCACCGGCGCAACGCTGGGCGGCAACCTGACCCCCATCGGGGCATCGGCCAACATTGCGGCCATCGGCATCCTGCGCAAGAATGGTGAGACCGTGCGCACAGCCGACTTTTTGCGCATCGGGGTGCCCTTTACACTGGCGGCAGTGCTGACCGGCTCGGTGTACCTGTGGCTGGTGTGGGGCCGCGCGTTGTAA
- a CDS encoding PTS glucose transporter subunit IIA, with translation MGFFDKLFGNKAEEEETAKFFGQSKTVLAPIRGKVLAQADIPDETFAQGILGPGCGIEPTGKTVYAPFDGTVNQVASTLHAVGLTSEDGIEILVHVGMDTVEMNGKGFKALVKEGEKVKAGTPLLKVDLDAIRAAGHPTATAIIVTNGDDLGELKMLAEGDILAGTPLFKF, from the coding sequence ATGGGCTTTTTTGACAAGCTGTTCGGCAACAAGGCCGAAGAAGAAGAAACCGCCAAGTTCTTTGGCCAGAGCAAGACCGTTCTGGCTCCCATCCGCGGCAAGGTCCTGGCACAGGCCGACATCCCCGACGAGACGTTCGCACAGGGCATCCTGGGCCCCGGCTGCGGCATCGAGCCTACCGGCAAGACCGTGTACGCTCCCTTTGACGGCACTGTGAACCAGGTGGCTTCCACCCTGCACGCTGTCGGTCTGACCAGCGAAGACGGCATCGAGATCCTGGTGCACGTCGGCATGGACACCGTGGAGATGAACGGCAAGGGCTTCAAGGCTCTGGTCAAGGAGGGTGAGAAGGTCAAGGCCGGCACCCCGCTGCTGAAGGTGGATCTGGACGCCATCCGCGCCGCAGGCCATCCCACCGCTACCGCCATCATCGTGACCAACGGCGACGATCTGGGCGAGTTGAAGATGCTGGCAGAGGGCGACATCCTGGCCGGCACCCCGCTGTTCAAGTTCTGA